A single genomic interval of Gossypium raimondii isolate GPD5lz chromosome 11, ASM2569854v1, whole genome shotgun sequence harbors:
- the LOC105803430 gene encoding thymidine kinase a, producing the protein MASCKSSIALNLTDRVGSSYPPRVSGEIHVIIGPMFAGKTTSLLRRIRSERNNGRNVAMIKSSKDTRYAIDSVVTHDGVKFPCWALPDLTSFRHNVGEDAYEKLDVIGIDEAQFFEDLYDFCCKVADNDGKTVILSGLDGDYLRRSFGSVLDIIPLADTVTKLTARCEVCGKKAFFTFRKTAATQTELIGGADLYMPVCRQHYVNGQTVVETSRIVLESTSVHHQTTQLSCLEAATAAVLQSQ; encoded by the exons ATGGCCTCTTGTAAGTCTTCTATTGCACTAAACTTAACAGATCGCGTCGGATCTTCCTATCCTCCACGTGTTTCCGGCGAGATCCACGTCATCATCGGCCCCATGTTTGCCGGCAAGACTACTTCTCTCCTCCGTCGGATCAGATCTGAACGCAACAATGGCCG AAACGTCGCAATGATAAAATCGAGCAAGGATACAAGGTACGCCATTGACTCAGTGGTAACTCACGACGGAGTGAAATTCCCATGTTGGGCATTGCCGGATCTCACTTCTTTTCGACACAATGTCGGAGAAGATGCTTATGAAAAG CTGGATGTGATTGGCATAGACGAAGCACAATTTTTCGAAGATTTGTACGATTTCTGCTGCAAAGTTGCCGACAATGATGGCAAAACAGTAATTTTATCTGGCTTAGACGGCGATTATTTGAG AAGGAGCTTTGGGTCAGTTCTGGACATAATTCCGCTAGCTGATACAGTAACAAAGTTAACTGCAAGATGCGAAGTGTGTGGGAAAAAGGCATTTTTCACATTCAGGAAAACAGCAGCGACCCAAACGGAACTGATCGGAGGGGCAGATTTATACATGCCTGTTTGTCGACAGCATTATGTCAATGGACAAACGGTTGTTGAAACTTCGAGGATTGTTCTTGAATCAACAAGtgttcatcatcaaacaactcAATTATCTTGCCTTGAAGCAGCAACTGCAGCAGTACTTCAATCTCAGTAA